One Kitasatospora sp. NBC_01266 genomic window carries:
- the serA gene encoding phosphoglycerate dehydrogenase: MTSKTAVVLIAEELSPATVDALGPDFEIRHCDGADRTALLTAIADVDAILIRSATRIDAEALAVAKKLKVVARAGVGLDNVDVAAATKAGVMVVNAPTSNIVTAAELACGLLISVARNIAPANSALKQGEWKRNKYTGVELSEKTLGVVGLGRIGVLVAQRMSAFGMKIVAYDPYIQAARAAQMGVKLLSLDELLEVSDFITVHLPKTPETLGLIGDDALHKVKPTVRIVNAARGGIVDEAALASALKEGRVAGAGLDVYAKEPCTDSPLFTFDNVVATPHLGASTDEAQEKAGIAVARSVRLALAGELVPDAVNVQGGVIAEDVRPGLPLAEKLGRIFTALAGEVAVRLDVEVRGEITQHDVKVLELSALKGVFEDVVAETVSYVNAPLFAQERGVEVRLTTSSESPEHRNVITVRGTLADGSDIAISGTLSGPKQQQKIVGVDGFDVDVALTDHMAFFKYQDRPGVVGTLGRILGDADINIAGMQVARDRETQDALASITVDSEIPQEVLAEIATEIGAKFARSVDLG, from the coding sequence GTGACATCCAAGACCGCCGTGGTACTGATCGCCGAAGAGCTGTCGCCCGCGACCGTCGACGCCCTGGGCCCGGACTTCGAGATCCGCCACTGCGACGGTGCCGACCGCACCGCACTGCTGACCGCGATCGCGGATGTGGACGCCATCCTGATCCGCTCGGCCACCCGGATCGACGCCGAGGCGCTGGCCGTGGCCAAGAAGCTCAAGGTGGTCGCGCGCGCCGGCGTGGGCCTGGACAACGTGGACGTCGCCGCCGCCACCAAGGCCGGCGTGATGGTGGTGAACGCCCCGACCTCCAACATCGTCACCGCCGCCGAACTCGCCTGCGGCCTGCTGATCTCGGTGGCCCGCAACATCGCGCCCGCCAACTCGGCCCTGAAGCAGGGCGAGTGGAAGCGCAACAAGTACACCGGCGTCGAACTCTCCGAGAAGACGCTGGGCGTGGTGGGACTGGGCCGGATCGGCGTGCTGGTCGCCCAGCGGATGTCCGCCTTCGGCATGAAGATCGTCGCCTACGACCCCTACATCCAGGCGGCCCGCGCGGCCCAGATGGGCGTCAAGCTGCTCTCCCTGGACGAGCTGCTGGAGGTCTCCGACTTCATCACCGTGCACCTGCCGAAGACCCCCGAGACGCTCGGCCTGATCGGTGACGACGCGCTGCACAAGGTCAAGCCGACCGTGCGGATCGTCAACGCCGCCCGCGGCGGCATCGTGGACGAGGCCGCGCTCGCCAGCGCCCTCAAGGAGGGCCGGGTGGCCGGTGCCGGCCTGGACGTCTACGCCAAGGAGCCGTGCACCGACTCCCCGCTCTTCACCTTCGACAACGTGGTGGCCACCCCGCACCTGGGCGCCTCCACCGACGAGGCGCAGGAGAAGGCCGGTATCGCGGTGGCCAGGTCGGTGCGCCTGGCGCTGGCCGGCGAGCTGGTCCCGGACGCGGTCAACGTGCAGGGCGGCGTGATCGCCGAGGACGTCCGTCCCGGCCTGCCGCTGGCCGAGAAGCTCGGCCGGATCTTCACCGCGCTGGCCGGCGAGGTCGCGGTGCGGCTCGATGTCGAGGTGCGCGGCGAGATCACCCAGCACGACGTCAAGGTGCTCGAACTCTCGGCGCTCAAGGGCGTGTTCGAGGACGTGGTGGCCGAGACCGTGTCCTACGTCAACGCCCCGCTGTTCGCCCAGGAACGCGGTGTCGAGGTGCGGCTGACCACCAGCAGCGAGAGCCCCGAGCACCGCAACGTGATCACCGTGCGCGGCACCCTGGCCGACGGCAGCGACATCGCCATCTCCGGCACGCTGTCCGGCCCGAAGCAGCAGCAGAAGATCGTCGGCGTGGACGGCTTCGACGTGGACGTCGCGCTCACCGACCACATGGCCTTCTTCAAGTACCAGGACCGCCCCGGGGTGGTCGGCACGCTGGGCCGGATCCTGGGCGACGCCGACATCAACATCGCCGGCATGCAGGTGGCCCGGGACCGCGAGACCCAGGACGCGCTGGCCTCGATCACGGTCGACTCCGAGATCCCGCAGGAGGTGCTGGCCGAGATCGCCACCGAGATCGGCGCCAAGTTCGCCCGCTCGGTCGACCTCGGCTGA